In the genome of Rhizobium sp. 007, one region contains:
- a CDS encoding AMP-binding protein, with translation MFGTVLFGRMHAGAGADRALGLFINTLPVRLDLDGTGVEASVRTTHARLSELLAHEHASLALAQRCSGVAAPAPLFSALLNYRHNTPALACEADDLLSGMEWLGGEERTNYPLTLSVEDFGEALGLTAQVAEPVSADRVCGYMQQVLEQLAEALEHAPNRPVRELDILPAAERSYLLEDLNRTAADYPSERCIHELFEQQVQKAPEAVAVVFEEQSICYGELNARANRLAHHLIGLEAGQPVAICLERSPAMVVGLLAILKAGGAYLPLDPAYPSARLRQVLEMPPHLLLCDAAGRAALGPRRLSI, from the coding sequence GTGTTCGGCACGGTGCTGTTCGGCCGCATGCATGCGGGTGCGGGCGCCGACCGGGCGCTGGGCCTGTTCATCAACACCCTGCCTGTGCGGCTCGACCTCGACGGGACCGGGGTCGAGGCGAGCGTGCGGACCACCCATGCGCGGCTTTCCGAGCTGCTGGCGCACGAGCATGCCTCGCTGGCGCTGGCGCAACGCTGCAGCGGGGTGGCGGCGCCGGCGCCGCTGTTCAGCGCGCTGTTGAACTACCGTCACAACACGCCGGCGCTCGCCTGCGAAGCGGATGATCTCCTGTCCGGCATGGAATGGCTGGGCGGCGAGGAGCGCACCAACTATCCGCTGACCCTGTCGGTGGAGGATTTTGGCGAGGCGCTCGGCCTGACGGCGCAGGTGGCGGAGCCCGTGTCTGCGGATCGGGTCTGCGGCTACATGCAGCAGGTGCTCGAGCAATTGGCCGAGGCGCTGGAGCATGCCCCCAATAGGCCGGTGCGCGAGCTCGACATCCTGCCGGCCGCCGAACGCAGCTATCTGCTGGAGGATCTGAACCGGACGGCGGCGGATTATCCGTCGGAGCGCTGCATCCACGAGCTGTTCGAGCAGCAGGTGCAAAAGGCGCCGGAGGCGGTGGCGGTGGTCTTCGAAGAGCAGTCGATCTGCTATGGCGAACTGAACGCCCGGGCCAACCGGCTGGCCCATCATCTGATCGGGCTGGAAGCCGGACAGCCGGTGGCGATCTGCCTGGAGCGCAGCCCGGCGATGGTGGTGGGACTTTTGGCGATCCTCAAGGCGGGCGGCGCCTATCTGCCGCTGGATCCGGCCTATCCGTCGGCGCGGCTGCGGCAGGTGCTCGAGATGCCGCCGCACCTGCTGCTTTGCGATGCGGCCGGACGCGCCGCACTCGGCCCGAGGCGCTTGTCGATCTGA
- a CDS encoding condensation domain-containing protein: MVATVPGGVGNIQDIYGLSPLQDGILFHHLLASRGDPYLLVSQMAFADRGLLERYLAAVQQVVDRHDILRTAFVWEGLSSPAQVVWRKAPLQVSEVELDDCDGSGAEELRRRFDPRRQRIDLGRAPLLRFVIAREPGSGRWLLLELQHHLIGDHTTLEVMHAEVRAVLDGRAHELAARSRSAIWWRRRGWGLMPRRMKSSSRNSWPTSTSRPCRLG, encoded by the coding sequence ATCGTCGCCACGGTTCCCGGCGGCGTCGGCAACATCCAGGACATTTATGGCCTGTCGCCGCTGCAGGACGGCATCCTGTTCCATCATCTGCTGGCCAGCCGGGGCGATCCATATCTGCTGGTCTCGCAGATGGCGTTCGCCGACCGGGGTCTGCTGGAGCGCTATCTAGCGGCGGTTCAGCAAGTCGTGGATCGGCACGACATCCTGCGCACCGCCTTTGTCTGGGAGGGGCTGTCGAGCCCGGCCCAGGTGGTCTGGCGGAAAGCGCCGCTGCAGGTGAGCGAGGTCGAGCTGGATGACTGTGACGGTTCCGGCGCCGAGGAGCTCCGGCGCCGGTTTGATCCACGCCGGCAGCGCATCGACCTTGGCCGGGCGCCGCTGTTGCGGTTTGTGATCGCGCGCGAGCCGGGCAGCGGGCGCTGGCTGCTGCTGGAGCTGCAGCATCATCTGATCGGGGATCACACGACGCTGGAAGTGATGCATGCCGAGGTGCGGGCCGTGCTCGACGGGCGTGCGCATGAGCTGGCAGCCCGCAGCCGTTCCGCAATCTGGTGGCGCAGGCGCGGCTGGGGGTTGATGCCAAGGCGCATGAAGAGTTCTTCCAGGAACAGTTGGCCGACATCGACGAGCCGACCATGCCGTTTGGGCTGA
- a CDS encoding phosphopantetheine-binding protein — MTANGKLDRKGLPAPADDAYARRSYEAPQGGSRRRWPGSGPSFSGLRVGRHDHFFELGGHSLLAVQLMERLRRLSLGVEVRTLFARPVLADLAAAWAAITRWRCLPT, encoded by the coding sequence TTGACGGCGAACGGCAAGCTCGACCGCAAGGGGCTGCCGGCGCCGGCCGACGACGCCTATGCGCGCCGCAGCTATGAGGCGCCGCAGGGCGGATCGAGACGGCGCTGGCCGGGATCTGGGCCGAGCTTCTCGGGTCTGCGGGTCGGACGCCACGACCACTTCTTCGAGCTCGGCGGACACTCGCTCCTGGCGGTTCAATTGATGGAGCGGCTGCGGCGGCTGTCGCTCGGGGTGGAGGTGCGCACCCTGTTCGCCAGGCCGGTGCTGGCCGATCTCGCCGCAGCCTGGGCAGCCATCACGAGGTGGCGGTGCCTGCCAACCTGA
- a CDS encoding amino acid adenylation domain-containing protein: MKPDQPVAICLERSPAMVVGLLAILKAGGAYLPLDPAYPSARLRQVVEDAAPHLLLCDAADAPHSARGACRSDGDRSGDGHPGLGRTAGLEPGPARPWPDPRHLAYVIYTSGSTGTPKGVMVEHRGLVRLVAGNDFVEISPQDIFLNASSPTFDATTFEVWGALANGARVVLYPERHLSTATLAQIIQDQGVTIAWMTARLFDVYVAEGRSTNRLQQLLVGGEEVSIASIRACQKRHPTLRISNGYGPTENTTFSLCYPVPAEFDGRQRVPLGRPIRNSVAYLLDRFAQPVPFGAVGELYIGGAGVARGYLNRPKLTAERFLADPFSDEAGARMYRTGDLGRYLPDGNLEFRPQRRPGEDPRLPHRAGRDRRRLCEHARVREAAVVARQDRAGDKHLVAYVVCGPEAGSDDEDGSAAGRRLAGASGRAAAGLHGAVGVRAARSAALDGERQARPQGAAGAGRRRLCAPQL; this comes from the coding sequence GTGAAGCCGGATCAGCCGGTGGCGATCTGCCTGGAGCGCAGCCCGGCGATGGTGGTGGGACTTTTGGCGATCCTCAAGGCGGGCGGCGCCTATCTGCCGCTGGACCCGGCCTATCCGTCGGCGCGGCTGCGGCAGGTTGTCGAGGATGCCGCACCGCACCTGCTGCTTTGCGATGCCGCGGACGCGCCGCACTCGGCCCGGGGCGCTTGTCGATCTGACGGTGATCGATCTGGAGACGGCCACCCCGGCCTGGGCCGAACTGCCGGCCTCGAACCCGGACCCGCGCGCCCTTGGCCTGACCCGCGCCATCTCGCCTATGTCATCTACACCTCAGGCTCAACCGGAACCCCAAAGGGCGTCATGGTCGAGCATCGGGGGTTGGTGCGTCTGGTGGCGGGCAACGATTTCGTCGAAATCTCGCCGCAGGACATCTTTCTCAATGCCTCCTCGCCGACATTCGACGCGACCACGTTCGAGGTCTGGGGTGCCTTGGCGAACGGCGCCAGGGTTGTGCTCTATCCTGAACGTCACCTCTCGACCGCAACGCTGGCCCAGATCATCCAGGACCAAGGCGTCACCATCGCTTGGATGACTGCCCGGTTGTTCGACGTCTATGTCGCGGAGGGGCGGAGCACCAATCGGCTACAGCAACTGCTGGTCGGGGGCGAGGAGGTCTCCATCGCTTCCATCAGGGCATGCCAGAAGCGACATCCGACGCTGCGAATCTCAAATGGCTACGGCCCGACAGAGAACACCACCTTTAGTCTTTGCTATCCGGTGCCTGCTGAGTTCGATGGCCGGCAACGGGTGCCGCTGGGTCGACCAATTCGCAATTCGGTGGCCTATCTGTTGGATCGGTTTGCCCAGCCCGTGCCGTTCGGGGCGGTGGGCGAGCTTTACATCGGCGGGGCAGGGGTTGCGCGGGGCTACCTGAACCGGCCCAAGCTGACGGCCGAGCGGTTTTTGGCCGATCCGTTCAGCGATGAGGCAGGCGCCCGGATGTACCGGACCGGCGACCTGGGGCGGTATCTGCCGGACGGCAATCTGGAGTTTCGGCCGCAACGACGACCAGGTGAAGATCCGCGGCTTCCGCATCGAGCCGGGCGAGATCGCCGCCGGCTTTGCGAGCACGCCCGGGTGCGCGAGGCGGCGGTGGTGGCGCGCCAGGACCGCGCCGGCGACAAGCACCTTGTCGCCTATGTCGTGTGTGGACCCGAGGCCGGATCGGACGACGAGGATGGAAGCGCGGCTGGCCGTCGCCTTGCGGGCGCATCTGGGCGGGCGGCTGCCGGACTACATGGTGCCGTCGGCGTTCGTGCGGCTCGAAGCGCTGCCCTTGACGGCGAACGGCAAGCTCGACCGCAAGGGGCTGCCGGCGCCGGCCGACGACGCCTATGCGCGCCGCAGCTATGA
- a CDS encoding condensation domain-containing protein, which translates to METALAGIWAELLGLERVGRHDHFFELGGHSLLAVQLMERLRRLSLGVEVRTLFARPVLADLAASLGSHHEVAVPANPITEESTAITPQMLPLIALAQEEIDRIVATVPGGVGNIQDIYGLSPLQDGILFHHLLASRGDPYLLVSQMAFADRGLLERYLAAVQQVVDRHDILRTAFVWEGLSSPAQVVWRKAPLQVSEVELDDCDGSGAEELRRRFDPRRQRIDLGRPAVAVCDRARAGQRRWLLLELQHHLIGITRRWK; encoded by the coding sequence ATCGAGACGGCGCTGGCCGGGATCTGGGCCGAGCTTCTGGGGCTGGAGCGGGTCGGACGCCACGACCACTTCTTCGAGCTCGGCGGCCATTCCTTGCTGGCGGTTCAATTGATGGAGCGGCTGCGGCGGCTGTCGCTGGGGGTGGAGGTGCGCACCCTGTTCGCCAGGCCGGTGCTGGCCGATCTCGCCGCAAGCCTGGGCAGCCATCACGAGGTGGCGGTGCCTGCCAACCCGATCACCGAGGAGAGTACGGCGATTACGCCGCAGATGCTGCCGCTCATCGCGCTGGCCCAGGAGGAGATCGACCGGATCGTCGCCACGGTGCCCGGCGGTGTCGGCAACATCCAGGACATTTATGGCTTGTCGCCGCTGCAGGACGGCATCCTGTTCCATCATCTGCTGGCCAGCCGGGGCGATCCATATCTGCTGGTCTCGCAGATGGCGTTCGCCGACCGGGGTCTGCTGGAGCGCTATCTAGCGGCGGTTCAGCAAGTCGTGGATCGGCACGACATCCTGCGCACCGCCTTTGTCTGGGAGGGGCTGTCGAGCCCGGCCCAGGTGGTCTGGCGGAAAGCGCCGCTGCAGGTGAGCGAGGTCGAGCTGGATGACTGTGACGGTTCCGGCGCCGAGGAGCTCCGGCGCCGGTTTGATCCACGCCGGCAGCGCATCGACCTTGGCCGGCCCGCTGTTGCGGTTTGTGATCGCGCGCGAGCCGGGCAGCGGCGCTGGCTGCTGCTGGAGCTGCAGCATCATCTGATCGGGATCACACGACGCTGGAAGTGA